A genomic region of Dreissena polymorpha isolate Duluth1 chromosome 4, UMN_Dpol_1.0, whole genome shotgun sequence contains the following coding sequences:
- the LOC127879474 gene encoding rhodopsin, GQ-coupled-like, translating into MPKMDYGKLAQEKNDANTVENLPIIVYMSIVCSAGIVGNFVALLFYVSRTNKSSATLALTALSGNDFICSVVLLATTAGLVHSMTYTNEAACKLQGFLNHVFVMNSIFLLFILALDRYFSICKTSSWKSLFAKRKNVVCNIVCTTALSILFSIRELVFFEAGPIVFTVAENVTVIGNHCMITGEKRLAKIVTAFNIIDFIVILVIMIVMLTLYAFIIRKVSSVGKRRRATPNNIASDDSKSTEVSDISSKAVKQSPNESADVVRDRPTTIHPKTIHLSNTDHWSSTIERRLTQMVFILTLASVLSFVPYFIVSIIAQIHKVLPDLG; encoded by the coding sequence ATGCCTAAAATGGATTACGGTAAACTGGCTCAAGAGAAAAACGATGCAAATACCGTTGAGAATTTACCAATCATCGTGTATATGTCGATTGTTTGTTCTGCTGGCATCGTCGGGAATTTCGTCGCCTTGCTGTTTTACGTTTCAAGGACAAATAAATCATCTGCAACCTTAGCGCTAACTGCACTGTCTGGAAACGATTTTATTTGCTCTGTAGTACTGCTTGCAACTACAGCTGGGCTCGTTCATTCGATGACGTACACAAATGAGGCGGCGTGCAAACTTCAGGGATTCCTTAACCACGTGTTTGTTATGAATTCCATCTTTTTGCTATTCATCTTAGCCCTGGATCGGTACTTTAGCATCTGCAAGACATCATCATGGAAGTCACTATTTGCAAAAAGGAAAAAtgtggtgtgtaacatcgtttgCACCACAGCACTTTCAATTCTGTTTTCAATACGAGAACTTGTCTTTTTCGAAGCTGGACCCATAGTTTTTACTGTAGCCGAGAATGTAACCGTCATAGGTAACCACTGCATGATAACCGGAGAAAAGCGTCTCGCAAAAATTGTCACCGCTTTTAACATTATTGACTTCATTGTGATCCTCGTTATTATGATCGTAATGCTAACTCTGTATGCATTTATCATACGTAAGGTTTCTTCTGTTGGCAAACGTCGTCGTGCAACGCCCAATAATATTGCTTCGGACGATAGCAAATCAACTGAAGTTTCAGACATCTCTTCAAAGGCTGTAAAACAAAGTCCAAATGAAAGTGCAGATGTTGTAAGAGATAGACCTACAACAATTCACCCTAAGACTATACATTTAAGCAACACAGATCACTGGAGCTCGACAATCGAACGACGGCTGACTCAGATGGTATTTATTCTTACGTTGGCATCCGTCTTGAGTTTTGTCCCTTACTTCATCGTGTCAATAATAGCTCAAATTCATAAAGTGCTGCCCGATTTGGGCTAG